ATCTAGAAGTTGTAGAAGGCTACAAACAGGTGTGAAACACAAACTCCAGCCTATTCATTCATTGGCCTACCATAGTTCACCAGTGCAGTGATTCTAAAATTGTGTGCCGGAACCCACTGGTGGACCCTGAAGGTATTCCGAGTGGggtttgaaataattttctaaaaatcaaaatgctctttgtgtgtatgttgctGTTAACTATTTGTAGTTGTGGAGAGTTCGAGAGCGCCACCACGTTTGTTAAGAATTCGAGTGCGCCACCAGATggagaagtttgggaacccttgcacTAGTGAGCTTCGCAGACGTTCATGCCTTCTCTCAAGACGAACATTtcagaatgaaagaaaggagatACTAAAGACGTCTCATGGAATCGGAATGTAATTATAGTTTGACAATAAATGTTTGACATAACATTTGCATTTTGTGTCGTCGTCATCAACTGATAAATCATCGGTTTTATTCAACGCTTTTCTTATAGCATGAGCAAATGATCATGTGACATTACATGTAGAATCTATACCAAGACATACGCGTTCAGTTTATATTTCACTGGACGGTAAATTGATTGCATTTGGCTTCATGATTACCGCGCCACACGTAGGCCTGATTCAGTAAATTGAACACGCAGCCAGTTCAGCTGCAGGTGAAGCAGACGCGCCTGAGAGCGGCCTCGTAAAACTTCAGGTATTAAATTCAACTCGTACAAGACGCAGATTGCAAAAATTCACGTAAATAATTAGTAAATTATCTTATATCCAATATATGGGATGGAATACATTTAATGCATCTCGTAGCTGAAACTCCACTAGTTGCAAATGTCTACAGCAGCAAACAGCAGTTCAGAACAGGACAAAGGCCAGTCATCAGAGAACATAAGCCAAACGACGAAATCAGATGTTGTTGATGTGGAATCGTCGTCCTCTTCGACTGGAGAGGGAAAAGAGCTACCAGCAGTAAAACCAGACTGCCAAGAACCACCACTCAAGGCCACCTTTGCGCCGACCTCCGCGCAAAGCAAGCATGGCGAGGCAACATCCAGCACTGAGCCCGCATCCACGCAGGTGCCAGCCCCACCAAGTCAACCGTCGACTGGCGGTGGTGGCTCAACAACAACCGCGACACCCACGCAAGTTGGTTCAACCATCTGTTCCTCGCCTGGTATCACGCTGCCCAAAGGCCAGACTACCACCACACCGCCTGTCCCGACGACATTGAGGGCGGTCGCCCCTACACCCCCAAGGGCACCTGCGCCCAAATCAACCATGGTCATGGTAAGGCCACCGCAACAAACCACTAGGCCGACAGCCTCAGTTCAGCTCCCAGCCACCTTTCAGATCCCACCAGGTAGGTCCCTCTCAGATGAAAATAAATATTTACAGTACAAATTATAATTGTGCTGATAGTTGTGCCTTTACCTATTGCTGTGTGGGTCACATCCTCCTATGTCACACTTCTCTTCCACTGCCCTTTCCACATCAGAAAAAACTCTTTAAGAAGTCTCTATATCAGGgcaactgacagctttgtccgggcccaggacaaagtcatctgaaagggccctcctacCCAATAAGTAGAACATAATTATGATCTAAGTCTGGGCAGCCCTTATCCAAGGGCCcaagacagctgacccctttgtttcCCTATGTTAGCCTCCCTGCTCTCTATTAACAAGACCAAATTCAAGATCCAAAAAGAAGCCCAGTTGCAAACatgtttttctaaaaaaaaaaaaaatacatttttaaaaactctCTTCCTGGCCAGGCATGGTGCTGGTCCGCAGTGACAGTGGCCAGCTAATCCTTGTCTCTCAGCAAGCGTTGGCTCAGGCCCAGAAGGCTGTTGGCAACACAAACATGGTCCAGGTATGTAGTCTGTATGTGAGATTGGTATGtagtggtatgtgtgtgtctatgatgtTTTTACCATATTATCAATGGTTACAGTGAGGGAAAAACAGCAATTCTTTACCCAAAACGCAAAGCACTGACTGGCTTTCCCCCATTCCAGTTGTAAATGAGTTAATGACCTTtgaaattgtgcttttgcaagatattgaatgaatAACACTTAGATCATCAATGACATCTTGCCTCACAATCACATCAtaaggccacaagcaacaggaaagaATGGGAGGAACTGATTTGATTTGCACCCATTGCCTACTACTCTGTGTAGCCATCTGCAGCCCCTGCGGTCAGGAAGCCAGCGTCTGCTCAGCCGGTTATCAGGGTCTGCCTCCCGGTCAGCGGGGCTACCCCACAGAGGCCCTCCACCTCCGCCACAGGACCCAGCATGCAGAGGTAAGAACTTTTCaaaagttgaaggtgaagattgtgcacatcccaggaaaaggtgcaggacaaacacTGACTGTAGTTTTTGGAGTGAGAAGATCGCaaacttgaaatcctttttttttttaaattattatttcatcATATTCATCACGTTTCGATTTcgacagtcttcatcagattttcCAGGAGGAGACTTCTCATTCCaagaacttaaaaaaaaaaacatgcacatcaatATAAATGTACTTGGTGCTGTAAACTGAGAAAACTAAGTTAAAATCAGTGATGCCAAGGTTACTGTTTCTTGAATCTTGTATCATCTAATGAagtagcctgactctcgccagacgtAGTTGCGCACAACTACGCAAACTTCACTCACTGGAGAGTACCCCTCCCTGGCAGAGCGGTGTGGAACTACACAGGTCTGCCAAGAGCCAGGATACTGATGAAGGGCACGCTGCccgaattacattacacttacattacAGTTATTTACgcacagtgtattggttacaggccctggagcaatgcaggtttaggtgccttgcccaaaggcacttcagccatggatgaaggtgctggtaagggtgggatttgaacctgcaaccctctgatctaaaggccagcgctcaaAGAAAAgccttggtgtcgcagacttgtCGCAGAAAcactggctggatctcaaatggcgcacttgtgcacttcgggcactatgtttcagtgcgtaactaatacggcatacgcactgaaacatgaacacttaagtgcacaagtgcaccatttgagattcagccactgTGTTTTTGTTCTCCCAGCATGCACAGGCCCAGTGCACCAGGCAAGGTCCCATTCAGACCCAGCATCACCGCTCCTGTGGTGGGCAGCGGTGCACTAAGGCCCACCATTGTTGCCGCTGCTCTgggcgccaccaccaccaccacactgagGCCCAGCTCTGCCACAGGGCTCCTCCCCCAGAGACCTGCTTCTGGTGTGGGAGTCATGGGGGCCATCAGAGGGACCAACCCCCAGAGGTTCAGCTCTACACTGGGCACCGGACAGCAGCTCATCAGCAGCACGCTAGGAGCCAGTACTGTTAAGGTGCTTTTGAATTAAAATACAGttgatattgttattattagacCTGCAGACGATTAACgtataataatataaaaacataTCATGCATTAACTTTCACTTTAAAGTAGTGAAAACTGAGAGTTAACCTCCACAAGTGGGTGGTTAGGATTTCAATGTGGCAAGCGTTGCATATTCTAAACAATGTTGCGTTACGATAGCTGATACATTTATTAAAATTTTAAATTTAAGTTATTATTCGTGTATCAGGCTAAAGATGGAACTACAGTGAGTCGTCCTACAGGCCTCGCTCCTCGTCTTCTATCAGTCAATGTGCCCACCAAGCCTAAGGCCGCACCCACCGATACAGTCAATCAGGTAAGACGCCACCCCATCCCAGTAATGGCCGCATTGGTGACGAAATATAATGCAAATTACAATACaagttctaaccagaatgcattgtaatggcAAAGTTCACATTGCATAGTTCATATGCGTGCCGTGGGTGTGGGTGCCGTACCACCAACACCAAATGCCTGTGAATTGCTACTTAATTCCTACAATAACTTTGATAAATAAATGTCCAATATATGCAGACATCTTCTCCTGTTTTCTAAATGACTCTAGGTCAGGTGTCTCGTAATTTGTTTTTCATTACTCAGGGTATGATTAATTCATACTGTATGAATATCCAGTGTCTTTGCCTGCATGGTGTTTAACATTGCTATTGCTATATGCTCATTCATGTAATTCCCTGAAAGCAGGCTGTCAGATTTGGTGGCAAAATATTAGTAAAcctccaaggtgtgtgtgtgtgtgtgtgtgtgtgtgtgtgtgtgtgtgtgtgtgtgtgtgtgtgtgtgtgtgtgtgtgtgtgtgtgtgtgtgtgtgtgtgtgtgtgtgtgtgtgtgtgtgtgtgtgtgtgtgatatgagtaGAAGACCATTGAGAACGTGAAGAAGTGTAAGAACTTCCTGGTGACCCTGATGAAGCTGGCCTCCAGCAGCAGCAACTCCACAGACATGGGTATGAACGTACGCAACCTCGTCAAAAGCCTGCTggtacgtactgtgtgtgtgtgtgtgtgtgtgtgtaggcatgaacGAACACAACCTTGTCAAAAGCCTGCTggtacgtactgtgtgtgtgtgtaggcatgaacGTACGCAACCTCGTCAaaagcctgcgtgtgtgtgtgtgtgcgtgtgtgtgtgtgtgtttggggggcatGAAGGTACGCAACCTTGTCAAAAGCCTGCTGGTACGTCTGTATGTAAAGGTGTGTTAAACATAATTTTTCCTCATCCAGAATGCTCTCCGAAACCAttcatcactacacacacacacacacacacacacacacacacacacacacacttgcatacacacacacacacacacacacacttgcataccatTTACCATGCCTTGGGCACTTCTTTTGAATCCTTGTTGCCAGTTCCAATGCAGCATTGCCTATTGTTAGGCCTGAAATCCTGTTATTAATACTCTTTTGCCTATTGCTTAGCATGAGCTATGTAGAGGTATTTATTTAAGAATTGGACCCAATCCGGTTCCTTTTGTGGCATAGCTCATTTATTTGAACCATGTCCTCTGGCGTTAGTGCTGTGGATTGTCAATAAACTCCCCAAAAGGTAATGTATAATTTCTATTTGGTACCTTATAGCCAGAAGCTTGCAATGGCTATACAATCTGTCAACTCTACAACATAGGTCTCAAGGTTCAGAGCTTACCACTTTTCACCAAAAAAGTAATACACACATTGTCTGCTTCCTCTTGTGTCTTGAAAGATCCTTGTCATGTGACACAGGGTGTTCCTGTGTTATCGGAAGGGGACAAGTGTGAAGTTGTG
This is a stretch of genomic DNA from Engraulis encrasicolus isolate BLACKSEA-1 chromosome 6, IST_EnEncr_1.0, whole genome shotgun sequence. It encodes these proteins:
- the taf4b gene encoding transcription initiation factor TFIID subunit 4; this encodes MSTAANSSSEQDKGQSSENISQTTKSDVVDVESSSSSTGEGKELPAVKPDCQEPPLKATFAPTSAQSKHGEATSSTEPASTQVPAPPSQPSTGGGGSTTTATPTQVGSTICSSPGITLPKGQTTTTPPVPTTLRAVAPTPPRAPAPKSTMVMVRPPQQTTRPTASVQLPATFQIPPGMVLVRSDSGQLILVSQQALAQAQKAVGNTNMVQPSAAPAVRKPASAQPVIRVCLPVSGATPQRPSTSATGPSMQSMHRPSAPGKVPFRPSITAPVVGSGALRPTIVAAALGATTTTTLRPSSATGLLPQRPASGVGVMGAIRGTNPQRFSSTLGTGQQLISSTLGASTVKAKDGTTVSRPTGLAPRLLSVNVPTKPKAAPTDTVNQKTIENVKKCKNFLVTLMKLASSSSNSTDMGMNVRNLVKSLLDGKLEPEEFTDKLYKELKSSPQPYLVTFLKRSLPAVRQLTPDSELFIRQCEQTGSEASTSTPLSSSSISSSSVQAPQSVSISIQPSSSSSSSLRIAQQQPPKAIAQQLGMQGQHIVTIQRPTAALQPMVLGRGVSKLHTTKTAGVIISPSVQISKCPPGTLQPTVSVRESSGAFRDDDDINDVASMAGVSVSEERARILATGSESVGRVIRSCRDEPWLCPTALRSRITSTAQSSGAAGVEGEVVALMSAATEERLRDLLEKLTITAQHRNMQLRDYWQYQQASDVRGQLRYLEQVESLQQQRREEEEREMLLRIAKSRSGNAEMQCLKQKAKEMQQLELAQAQHRQANLAALAAIGPRRKRPLEGSGLLGLRSVARPVTVTRVTMRDLIFCMEQDAHLSRSLLLYSAMIK